One Corvus cornix cornix isolate S_Up_H32 chromosome 10, ASM73873v5, whole genome shotgun sequence genomic region harbors:
- the WDR93 gene encoding WD repeat-containing protein 93 isoform X1, with the protein MAVNTWKYPLGIPPPSENDWPKDEEDFFLLDPDRERDALPQPFRMINKLVMQVFESAMEIIERRETLREAQKRKVQPKKCFPTAEFQVTERANCLAVSGKYVFVGLSEGLAAFNTCDFKNVCAWDAAKTEICAVHALDLGNECHVLLAVDEMGLVWLFCFHKQSFLLVKILNEVEDISQRSTCVEEVLSRGGDYAGILLQDSTKAWLEIYQLPKDSWLREMEKNSGAAEGLACSERRSSCLSEELPVSAIQADVELDLPVLLLTVRPPKPITGTSFKDPLDALKEVDDDSMLGLGYNHLIKDSQWELHEAIFCSTYREYLEGQGVTKEEIPRHATFHFLLPSRILMGPEMEVQPDIPVGIGVHWDGNHNFCLYLLNHSLKGKADSDLMPDVVWPCAAPIACSAVSSCSRYLALAGEDATITIWDKHLGYPLSVTAILEERFIRSIHFLCGSAAASDETPGTDPVCPGADPVCPIIQLLVLCTDSSFYLVKAPRAGKSSITLLADRPENPNLTISAVVPVLAFPSASILVLQVLIFSWDGTVSLMNTDTSQTVYCFCTPPSHAVAPPWQPVFTVDSMNCCLLLRGDEQQQEDELAQSKAAQSTIFLFDFNSCPLKEAFPKKPDLSLKSLQELKWIERCNIFLRDRFHFLPERQQVLLEMEEQEYWDCLQAQAAAMDNEREKVKGEKKQ; encoded by the exons AGGATGAGGAagatttcttcctgctggatcCTGATCGAGAGCGTGATGCATTGCCGCAGCCCTTCAGGATGATCAACAAACTGGTGATGCAGGTTTTTGAGAGTGCTATGGAAATCATTGAAAGAAGGGAGACGCTCCGAGAAGCACAAAAACGAAAGGTCCAGCCCAAGAAGTGCTTCCCTACAGCTGAATTCCAG GTAACTGAAAGAGCCAATTGCCTTGCAGTGTCTGGAAAATACGTCTTTGTTGGTCTGTCCGAGGGTCTGGCTGCCTTCAACACGTGTGACTTCAAGAATGTCTGTGCTTGGGATGCAGCCAAGACAGAGATCTGTGCCGTCCATGCCTTGGATTTGGGGAACGAGTGCCATGTCCTGCTTGCTGTGGATGAAATGG ggCTTGTCTGGCTCTTCTGCTTTCACAAGCAAAGCTTCCTGCTCGTTAAAATCCTGAATGAAGTG GAGGATATCAGCCAGCGAAGCACTTGTGTGGAGGAGGTGCTGTCCCGAGGAGGTGATTATGCAGGAATCCTGCTGCAAG ACAGCACAAAAGCTTGGCTGGAGATCTACCAATTGCCTAAGGATTCCTGgctgagagagatggaaaaaaactcaggagctgcagaagggctGGCTTGCAGTGAGAGGAGGTCAAGCTGCTTATCTGAG GAGCTTCCCGTGTCTGCAATCCAAGCTGATGTAGAGCTGGatctcccagtgctgctgctgacagtgaGGCCACCCAAACCCATTACAG GCACTAGTTTTAAAGACCCTTTGGATGCCTTGAAGGAAGTGGATGATGACAGCATGCTTGGCTTGGGGTACAACCACCTAATCAAGGATTCCCAGTGGGAGCTGCACGAAGCAATCTTCTGTAGCACTTACCGGGAGTATCTGGAGGGTCAGGGCGTGACCAAGGAGGAGATCCCCAG aCATGCTACCTTTCATTTCCTCCTGCCTAGCCGGATCCTGATGGGACCAGAAATGGAAGTACAGCCAG ATATTCCAGTTGGCATCGGTGTGCATTGGGATGGAAACCATAATTTCTGCTTGTACTTACTTAACCATTCTCTCAAGGGGAAAGCAG ATTCTGATCTGATGCCTGATGTTGTGTGGCCATGTGCTGCTCCAATTGCATGCTCGGCTGTCAGTTCCTGCTCCAGGTACCTGGCACTGGCAGGTGAAGATGCAACAATAACTATCTGGGATAAACACCTAG gATACCCACTGTCTGTGACTGCCATTCTAGAGGAACGTTTCATCCGTAGTATCCACTTTCTgtgtggctctgcagctgccagtgaTGAGACACCTGGTACAGATCCTGTCTGTCCTGGTGCAGATCCTGTCTGTCCCATCATACAGCTTCTAGTGCTGTGTACAGACAGCTCTTTCTATTTGGTGAAAGCACCCCGGGCTGGGAAGTCCAGCATCACACTCCTGGCAGACAG GCCTGAAAATCCAAATCTTACTATCAGTGCAGTGGTGCCTGTCCTGGCCTTCCCCAGTGCA TCAATTTTGGTGCTTCAGGTCCTGATCTTCTCCTGGGATGGCACAGTGTCCCTGATGAACACTGACACATCACAGACTGTTTACTGCTTCTGCACTCCACCTTCTCATGCTGTAGCACCCCCCTGGCAGCCAGTGTTCACAGTGGACAGTATgaactgctgcctgctgcttcGAG gagatgagcagcagcaggaagatgaATTGGCCCAAAGCAAAGCCGCTCAGAGCACCATCTTCCTTTTTGACTTCAATTCCTGCCCACTGAAGGAGGCTTTCCCAAAGAAACCAGATTTGTCTCTCAAATCTTTGCAGGAGCTGAAGTGGATTGAGAGATGTAACATTTTCTTACGTGATAGGTTTCACTTTCTGCCAGAGAG
- the WDR93 gene encoding WD repeat-containing protein 93 isoform X2 codes for MAVNTWKYPLGIPPPSENDWPKDEEDFFLLDPDRERDALPQPFRMINKLVMQVFESAMEIIERRETLREAQKRKVQPKKCFPTAEFQVTERANCLAVSGKYVFVGLSEGLAAFNTCDFKNVCAWDAAKTEICAVHALDLGNECHVLLAVDEMGLVWLFCFHKQSFLLVKILNEVEDISQRSTCVEEVLSRGGDYAGILLQDSTKAWLEIYQLPKDSWLREMEKNSGAAEGLACSERRSSCLSEELPVSAIQADVELDLPVLLLTVRPPKPITGTSFKDPLDALKEVDDDSMLGLGYNHLIKDSQWELHEAIFCSTYREYLEGQGVTKEEIPRHATFHFLLPSRILMGPEMEVQPDIPVGIGVHWDGNHNFCLYLLNHSLKGKADSDLMPDVVWPCAAPIACSAVSSCSRYLALAGEDATITIWDKHLGYPLSVTAILEERFIRSIHFLCGSAAASDETPGTDPVCPGADPVCPIIQLLVLCTDSSFYLVKAPRAGKSSITLLADRPENPNLTISAVVPVLAFPSAVLIFSWDGTVSLMNTDTSQTVYCFCTPPSHAVAPPWQPVFTVDSMNCCLLLRGDEQQQEDELAQSKAAQSTIFLFDFNSCPLKEAFPKKPDLSLKSLQELKWIERCNIFLRDRFHFLPERQQVLLEMEEQEYWDCLQAQAAAMDNEREKVKGEKKQ; via the exons AGGATGAGGAagatttcttcctgctggatcCTGATCGAGAGCGTGATGCATTGCCGCAGCCCTTCAGGATGATCAACAAACTGGTGATGCAGGTTTTTGAGAGTGCTATGGAAATCATTGAAAGAAGGGAGACGCTCCGAGAAGCACAAAAACGAAAGGTCCAGCCCAAGAAGTGCTTCCCTACAGCTGAATTCCAG GTAACTGAAAGAGCCAATTGCCTTGCAGTGTCTGGAAAATACGTCTTTGTTGGTCTGTCCGAGGGTCTGGCTGCCTTCAACACGTGTGACTTCAAGAATGTCTGTGCTTGGGATGCAGCCAAGACAGAGATCTGTGCCGTCCATGCCTTGGATTTGGGGAACGAGTGCCATGTCCTGCTTGCTGTGGATGAAATGG ggCTTGTCTGGCTCTTCTGCTTTCACAAGCAAAGCTTCCTGCTCGTTAAAATCCTGAATGAAGTG GAGGATATCAGCCAGCGAAGCACTTGTGTGGAGGAGGTGCTGTCCCGAGGAGGTGATTATGCAGGAATCCTGCTGCAAG ACAGCACAAAAGCTTGGCTGGAGATCTACCAATTGCCTAAGGATTCCTGgctgagagagatggaaaaaaactcaggagctgcagaagggctGGCTTGCAGTGAGAGGAGGTCAAGCTGCTTATCTGAG GAGCTTCCCGTGTCTGCAATCCAAGCTGATGTAGAGCTGGatctcccagtgctgctgctgacagtgaGGCCACCCAAACCCATTACAG GCACTAGTTTTAAAGACCCTTTGGATGCCTTGAAGGAAGTGGATGATGACAGCATGCTTGGCTTGGGGTACAACCACCTAATCAAGGATTCCCAGTGGGAGCTGCACGAAGCAATCTTCTGTAGCACTTACCGGGAGTATCTGGAGGGTCAGGGCGTGACCAAGGAGGAGATCCCCAG aCATGCTACCTTTCATTTCCTCCTGCCTAGCCGGATCCTGATGGGACCAGAAATGGAAGTACAGCCAG ATATTCCAGTTGGCATCGGTGTGCATTGGGATGGAAACCATAATTTCTGCTTGTACTTACTTAACCATTCTCTCAAGGGGAAAGCAG ATTCTGATCTGATGCCTGATGTTGTGTGGCCATGTGCTGCTCCAATTGCATGCTCGGCTGTCAGTTCCTGCTCCAGGTACCTGGCACTGGCAGGTGAAGATGCAACAATAACTATCTGGGATAAACACCTAG gATACCCACTGTCTGTGACTGCCATTCTAGAGGAACGTTTCATCCGTAGTATCCACTTTCTgtgtggctctgcagctgccagtgaTGAGACACCTGGTACAGATCCTGTCTGTCCTGGTGCAGATCCTGTCTGTCCCATCATACAGCTTCTAGTGCTGTGTACAGACAGCTCTTTCTATTTGGTGAAAGCACCCCGGGCTGGGAAGTCCAGCATCACACTCCTGGCAGACAG GCCTGAAAATCCAAATCTTACTATCAGTGCAGTGGTGCCTGTCCTGGCCTTCCCCAGTGCA GTCCTGATCTTCTCCTGGGATGGCACAGTGTCCCTGATGAACACTGACACATCACAGACTGTTTACTGCTTCTGCACTCCACCTTCTCATGCTGTAGCACCCCCCTGGCAGCCAGTGTTCACAGTGGACAGTATgaactgctgcctgctgcttcGAG gagatgagcagcagcaggaagatgaATTGGCCCAAAGCAAAGCCGCTCAGAGCACCATCTTCCTTTTTGACTTCAATTCCTGCCCACTGAAGGAGGCTTTCCCAAAGAAACCAGATTTGTCTCTCAAATCTTTGCAGGAGCTGAAGTGGATTGAGAGATGTAACATTTTCTTACGTGATAGGTTTCACTTTCTGCCAGAGAG